A genomic stretch from Peromyscus eremicus chromosome 6, PerEre_H2_v1, whole genome shotgun sequence includes:
- the Larp7 gene encoding la-related protein 7 isoform X1 — protein METENKKTMEESTEKRKEEKKKRSRVKQVLADIAKQVDFWFGDANLHKDRFLREQIEKSRDGYVDISLLVSFNKMKKLTTDGKLIARALKSSSVVELDLEGTKIRRKKPLGERPKDEEERTVYVELLPKNVTHSWIERVFGKCGNVVYISIPHYKSTGDPKGFAFVEFETKEQAAKAIEFLNNPPEEAPRKPGIFPKTVKNKPIPSLRVAEEKKKKKKKKGRLKKEDSVQAKESSIDTGSTGVCKAKRPRTASEGSEAETPDVPKQPAKKKRKRDKVEASVLPEVRTGKRERSSAEDEDCLPPRPKAKKRAPKDGLSEAASEVSKESRDLEFCSTEEEKETGDTKGDSLLKVKRKHKKKHKERHKMGEEVIPLRVLSKTEWMDLKKEYLALQKASMASLKKTISQIKLESEMETDCATAAESGVNSGKAVGPPECCTQEKASAQGPQFVNGVIVKITSTEPLPGRKQVRDILATISEVVYVDLLEGDTECHARFKAPEDAQAVMNAQTEIRKKHSWNLEVLSGDHEQRYWQKILVDRQAKLNQPREKKRGTEKLITKAEKIRLAKTQQASQHIRFSEYD, from the exons atggaaactgaaaataaaaaaactatGGAAGAAAGcactgagaagagaaaagaagaaaaaaagaaacgcTCAAGGGTTAAACAGGTGCTTGCAGACATTGCCAAGCAGGTAGACTTCTGGTTTGGGGATGCAAACCTTCACAAGGACAGGTTTCTTCGCGAGCAAATTGAAAAATCTAGAGATGGAT ATGTGGACATCTCTCTTCTGGTATcttttaacaaaatgaagaagTTAACCACTGATGGGAAGCTAATAGCAAGAGCATTGAAAAGCTCATCTGTGGTAGAG ttggactTAGAGGGAACCAAAATCCGGAGAAAAAAGCCCCTAGGTGAGAGACCAAAGGATGAGGAGGAACGTACCGTGTATGTG GAGTTACTCCCCAAAAATGTTACTCATAGCTGGATTGAAAGAGTGTTTGGGAAATGTGGCAATGTGGTTTACATAAGTATTCCACATTACAAGTCTACAGGGGATCCCAAGGGATTTGCCTTTGTGGAGTTTGAAACGAAAGAACAAGCAGCAAAAGCCATTGAG tttcttaacaACCCACCCGAAGAAGCACCAAGAAAACCTGGCATATTTCCCAAGACAGTGAAAAACAAACCCATCCCTTCCTTAAGAGTAGCTG aagagaagaaaaagaagaagaagaagaaaggcagactAAAGAAGGAAGACAGTGTGCAGGCCAAAGAGTCAAGTATAGACACGGGTAGCACGGGTGTGTGCAAGGCTAAGAGACCACGGACGGCCTCTGAAGGCTCTGAAGCAGAGACTCCTGACGTTCCAAAGCAGCCtgcaaagaaaaagaggaaacgAGACAAGGTCGAGGCATCCGTCTTACCTGAAGTCAgaacagggaagagggagagaagcagCGCTGAGGACGAAGACTGCCTCCCCCCCAGGCCAAAAGCCAAGAAAAGGGCTCCGAAGGATGGCCTTAGTGAGGCTGCTTCTGAAGTCTCCAAGGAAAGCAGAG ACTTAGAATTCTGCTctacagaagaggagaaggagactgGAGACACAAAAGGTGACTCACTCCTGAAAGTGAAGAGGAAGCATAAGAAGAAACATAAGGAGAGACATAAAATGGGAGAAGAGGTTATACCGTTGAGAGTGTTGTCCAA aactGAGTGGATGgatttgaaaaaagagtacttgGCACTGCAAAAAGCCAGCATGGCTTCTCTGAAAAAAACAATATCTCAGATAAAATTGGAGTCAGAAATGGAAACAGACTGTGCCACGGCTGCTGAGTCTGGAGTGAATAGTGGAAAAG CAGTCGGCCCTCCAGAGTGCTGCACCCAGGAGAAGGCCAGTGCACAAGGTCCACAGTTCGTGAACGGAGTTATTGTGAAGATCACGAGCACAGAGCCTCTACCTGGCAGGAAACAAGTCAGG GATATTTTGGCCACAATCTCAGAAGTTGTTTACGTTGATTTGCTAGAAGGAGATACTGAATGCCATGCCCGGTTCAAAGCTCCCGAGGATGCTCAGGCGGTAATGAATGCACAGACTGAAATTAGAAAGAAGCACTCTTGGAACCTCGAGGTCCTTTCTG gtgaTCACGAGCAGAGGTACTGGCAGAAGATTTTGGTAGATAGACAGGCCAAACTTAATCAACCTCGGGAGAAGAAAAGAGGCACAGAGAAG TTAATCACCAAGGCTGAGAAGATTAGACTGGCCAAGACTCAACAAGCCAGTCAGCACATTCGATTCTCTGAGTATGATTGA
- the Larp7 gene encoding la-related protein 7 isoform X2 — translation METENKKTMEESTEKRKEEKKKRSRVKQVLADIAKQVDFWFGDANLHKDRFLREQIEKSRDGYVDISLLVSFNKMKKLTTDGKLIARALKSSSVVELDLEGTKIRRKKPLGERPKDEEERTVYVELLPKNVTHSWIERVFGKCGNVVYISIPHYKSTGDPKGFAFVEFETKEQAAKAIEFLNNPPEEAPRKPGIFPKTVKNKPIPSLRVAEEKKKKKKKKGRLKKEDSVQAKESSIDTGSTGVCKAKRPRTASEGSEAETPDVPKQPAKKKRKRDKVEASVLPEVRTGKRERSSAEDEDCLPPRPKAKKRAPKDGLSEAASEVSKESRDLEFCSTEEEKETGDTKGDSLLKVKRKHKKKHKERHKMGEEVIPLRVLSKTEWMDLKKEYLALQKASMASLKKTISQIKLESEMETDCATAAESGVNSGKVGPPECCTQEKASAQGPQFVNGVIVKITSTEPLPGRKQVRDILATISEVVYVDLLEGDTECHARFKAPEDAQAVMNAQTEIRKKHSWNLEVLSGDHEQRYWQKILVDRQAKLNQPREKKRGTEKLITKAEKIRLAKTQQASQHIRFSEYD, via the exons atggaaactgaaaataaaaaaactatGGAAGAAAGcactgagaagagaaaagaagaaaaaaagaaacgcTCAAGGGTTAAACAGGTGCTTGCAGACATTGCCAAGCAGGTAGACTTCTGGTTTGGGGATGCAAACCTTCACAAGGACAGGTTTCTTCGCGAGCAAATTGAAAAATCTAGAGATGGAT ATGTGGACATCTCTCTTCTGGTATcttttaacaaaatgaagaagTTAACCACTGATGGGAAGCTAATAGCAAGAGCATTGAAAAGCTCATCTGTGGTAGAG ttggactTAGAGGGAACCAAAATCCGGAGAAAAAAGCCCCTAGGTGAGAGACCAAAGGATGAGGAGGAACGTACCGTGTATGTG GAGTTACTCCCCAAAAATGTTACTCATAGCTGGATTGAAAGAGTGTTTGGGAAATGTGGCAATGTGGTTTACATAAGTATTCCACATTACAAGTCTACAGGGGATCCCAAGGGATTTGCCTTTGTGGAGTTTGAAACGAAAGAACAAGCAGCAAAAGCCATTGAG tttcttaacaACCCACCCGAAGAAGCACCAAGAAAACCTGGCATATTTCCCAAGACAGTGAAAAACAAACCCATCCCTTCCTTAAGAGTAGCTG aagagaagaaaaagaagaagaagaagaaaggcagactAAAGAAGGAAGACAGTGTGCAGGCCAAAGAGTCAAGTATAGACACGGGTAGCACGGGTGTGTGCAAGGCTAAGAGACCACGGACGGCCTCTGAAGGCTCTGAAGCAGAGACTCCTGACGTTCCAAAGCAGCCtgcaaagaaaaagaggaaacgAGACAAGGTCGAGGCATCCGTCTTACCTGAAGTCAgaacagggaagagggagagaagcagCGCTGAGGACGAAGACTGCCTCCCCCCCAGGCCAAAAGCCAAGAAAAGGGCTCCGAAGGATGGCCTTAGTGAGGCTGCTTCTGAAGTCTCCAAGGAAAGCAGAG ACTTAGAATTCTGCTctacagaagaggagaaggagactgGAGACACAAAAGGTGACTCACTCCTGAAAGTGAAGAGGAAGCATAAGAAGAAACATAAGGAGAGACATAAAATGGGAGAAGAGGTTATACCGTTGAGAGTGTTGTCCAA aactGAGTGGATGgatttgaaaaaagagtacttgGCACTGCAAAAAGCCAGCATGGCTTCTCTGAAAAAAACAATATCTCAGATAAAATTGGAGTCAGAAATGGAAACAGACTGTGCCACGGCTGCTGAGTCTGGAGTGAATAGTGGAAAAG TCGGCCCTCCAGAGTGCTGCACCCAGGAGAAGGCCAGTGCACAAGGTCCACAGTTCGTGAACGGAGTTATTGTGAAGATCACGAGCACAGAGCCTCTACCTGGCAGGAAACAAGTCAGG GATATTTTGGCCACAATCTCAGAAGTTGTTTACGTTGATTTGCTAGAAGGAGATACTGAATGCCATGCCCGGTTCAAAGCTCCCGAGGATGCTCAGGCGGTAATGAATGCACAGACTGAAATTAGAAAGAAGCACTCTTGGAACCTCGAGGTCCTTTCTG gtgaTCACGAGCAGAGGTACTGGCAGAAGATTTTGGTAGATAGACAGGCCAAACTTAATCAACCTCGGGAGAAGAAAAGAGGCACAGAGAAG TTAATCACCAAGGCTGAGAAGATTAGACTGGCCAAGACTCAACAAGCCAGTCAGCACATTCGATTCTCTGAGTATGATTGA